A single window of Candidatus Omnitrophota bacterium DNA harbors:
- a CDS encoding YggT family protein → MSNLIFWAARLLEILLNILCILIFFRAVISWVNPDPFNPLVQFLNRSTDPILAPIRRFIPPLGSMDISPWIATIVLYSVNKYFLVPTLLELAMRLR, encoded by the coding sequence TTGAGCAATCTGATATTCTGGGCCGCGCGCCTGCTTGAGATCCTGCTAAATATATTATGTATCCTGATATTTTTCCGGGCGGTCATAAGCTGGGTCAATCCCGACCCGTTCAACCCGCTTGTGCAGTTCCTGAACAGGTCCACCGACCCGATACTGGCGCCTATAAGGAGGTTCATCCCCCCGTTGGGGTCCATGGACATCTCGCCGTGGATAGCGACGATAGTCCTCTATTCCGTAAATAAATATTTTCTGGTGCCGACACTTCTGGAACTGGCGATGAGGTTAAGGTAA
- a CDS encoding YggS family pyridoxal phosphate-dependent enzyme, with the protein MIPENIQAIKERIRLAAGKIGKNDRDITLVCVTKAVGVPQIEEALAAGVTDIGESYVQAAEIKFKAIEYRAKWHLIGHLQTNKVKEAVRMFDLIHSVDSLKLAEEISRRSAGLLDPKKVLIEVKTSEEATKYGVLPEQSLPLIEKIAVLPHIKVMGLMTMAPFTENPEDSRPYFERLKKLSLLILTKRIRNVDMRYLSMGMTQDFEVAIEEGANIIRIGHAIFGG; encoded by the coding sequence ATGATCCCTGAAAATATACAGGCCATAAAGGAGCGTATCCGCCTCGCGGCCGGGAAGATAGGGAAGAACGACCGGGATATCACGCTCGTCTGCGTGACCAAGGCCGTAGGCGTCCCGCAGATAGAAGAGGCCCTTGCCGCGGGAGTTACGGATATAGGCGAAAGCTATGTGCAGGCCGCGGAGATAAAATTTAAGGCGATAGAATACAGGGCAAAGTGGCACCTTATCGGCCACCTGCAGACAAATAAGGTCAAGGAGGCGGTGAGGATGTTCGATCTCATCCACTCGGTGGATTCCCTGAAACTGGCCGAGGAGATATCGAGACGGTCGGCCGGGCTCCTGGACCCGAAGAAGGTATTGATAGAGGTCAAGACTTCGGAGGAGGCGACAAAATACGGGGTATTGCCGGAGCAGTCGCTTCCCCTTATAGAAAAGATAGCCGTATTACCCCATATAAAGGTCATGGGCCTGATGACGATGGCGCCGTTCACTGAGAACCCGGAGGATTCGAGGCCGTATTTTGAGAGGTTGAAGAAATTGTCCCTGCTTATCTTGACGAAAAGGATCAGGAATGTGGACATGAGGTATCTCTCGATGGGCATGACCCAGGATTTCGAGGTAGCGATAGAGGAAGGCGCGAATATAATAAGGATAGGGCATGCGATATTTGGCGGATAA
- the ftsA gene encoding cell division protein FtsA has product MKKILAGLDISEDFVTCSVCSTEEKDTLSLLGSASVPSRGMDNGAISDISEVALSVASAVEKAEASAKTKIVSLVTNCDGASLRVYNTKGSVTVAEKENEISRHEVERVTEAARTIALPFDREIVHSITRDFILDGQDGIKDPTGMFGTRLEADMEFVTALVTNLHNVRRSINTAGFEIRDIILSGIAAGHAILEELEKELGVIFIFISYSATHMIVYNGGEIKSIEIIPAGSGGMAGLIADNFKIPREYAADLLKREISLDKPAAVEPAAQGSASPEGDKLVLRLGGSSRSLSRKALAEAVRPEAEGLIKEIGGKLKDMRAAKEAAMGCVVAGDLTSLGGFLEMLELSLSMPVKMGLVKGVTGGDMARAGAGQIASVGLVKYWAREGAKRKVRKNIFGNTPLGKLVDRVNRIFSEYF; this is encoded by the coding sequence ATGAAGAAGATATTAGCCGGACTGGATATAAGCGAGGATTTCGTGACCTGCTCGGTCTGTTCGACCGAGGAGAAGGATACCTTGTCGCTGTTGGGATCCGCCTCGGTGCCGTCGAGGGGGATGGATAACGGCGCGATATCGGATATAAGCGAGGTAGCTTTGTCGGTCGCCTCAGCCGTCGAAAAAGCGGAGGCCTCGGCGAAGACAAAGATCGTATCCCTCGTGACTAACTGCGACGGCGCGAGCCTGCGCGTCTATAACACCAAGGGGAGCGTGACCGTCGCCGAGAAAGAGAATGAGATAAGCAGGCACGAGGTCGAGCGGGTGACCGAGGCCGCCAGGACGATAGCGCTTCCCTTCGACAGGGAGATAGTCCATTCGATAACGCGCGATTTTATCCTCGACGGCCAGGACGGGATCAAGGACCCGACCGGGATGTTCGGCACGCGGCTTGAGGCGGACATGGAATTCGTGACTGCCCTGGTGACCAACCTCCACAATGTCAGGAGATCGATAAATACGGCGGGTTTTGAGATCAGGGATATAATCCTCTCGGGCATAGCGGCCGGGCACGCGATACTTGAAGAACTCGAGAAGGAATTGGGCGTAATATTCATTTTCATCTCCTATTCCGCCACGCATATGATCGTGTATAACGGCGGCGAGATCAAATCGATCGAGATAATACCGGCCGGCAGCGGCGGGATGGCCGGGCTCATCGCCGATAATTTCAAGATACCACGCGAGTACGCGGCAGACCTGTTGAAACGTGAGATATCCCTTGATAAGCCCGCGGCCGTTGAACCGGCCGCGCAGGGGAGCGCTTCGCCGGAGGGGGACAAGCTGGTCCTGAGGCTGGGCGGTTCGAGCCGCTCCCTTTCGAGGAAGGCCCTCGCCGAGGCGGTAAGGCCGGAGGCCGAGGGGCTGATAAAAGAGATAGGCGGAAAGCTGAAGGATATGCGTGCCGCCAAGGAAGCCGCGATGGGATGCGTGGTCGCCGGCGACCTGACCTCGCTGGGAGGTTTCCTTGAGATGCTGGAATTATCGCTCAGCATGCCGGTGAAGATGGGGCTCGTCAAGGGTGTTACCGGCGGGGATATGGCGCGGGCCGGCGCCGGACAGATAGCCTCGGTCGGGCTGGTAAAATACTGGGCCAGGGAAGGCGCGAAGAGAAAGGTCCGGAAGAATATCTTCGGGAACACGCCTTTAGGTAAGCTCGTCGACAGGGTAAACCGGATATTCAGCGAGTATTTCTAA
- a CDS encoding purine-nucleoside phosphorylase, producing MHELKTKIEDTIKFIKVELKETPKIDIAIILGTGLGNLAEKIKEKRSIEYWKIPNFPVSTVKGHKGELVFGKIGDKNVVAMEGRFHYYEGYPLDQVTYPVRVVKALGAKILVVSNAAGGMNPAYKAGDLMAIADHINFTGVNPLIGPNDESLGPRFPDFCDLYDPKLIALAEEIAKEEKIRMHKGVYVGITGPNLETRAEYKFFQMIGADAVGMSTVPEVIVARHAGLRIFGISVITDVCLPETLKPCNIDEIIKTANEAEPKLTKLIYTLIERI from the coding sequence ATGCACGAGCTGAAGACAAAGATCGAAGATACGATCAAATTCATAAAGGTCGAGTTGAAAGAGACACCGAAGATCGACATCGCCATAATCCTGGGGACCGGCCTGGGCAACCTCGCCGAGAAGATAAAAGAGAAGAGGAGCATAGAATATTGGAAGATACCCAATTTCCCGGTATCTACGGTCAAGGGGCACAAAGGCGAGCTCGTATTCGGCAAGATAGGCGACAAGAATGTCGTCGCGATGGAAGGCAGGTTCCACTATTATGAGGGGTACCCGCTGGACCAGGTCACTTATCCGGTCAGGGTGGTAAAGGCGCTCGGCGCTAAGATACTCGTCGTCTCTAATGCCGCGGGCGGTATGAACCCGGCTTACAAGGCCGGAGACCTCATGGCGATAGCCGACCACATAAATTTTACCGGGGTAAATCCCCTGATAGGGCCGAATGACGAATCGCTCGGCCCTAGGTTCCCGGATTTCTGCGACCTTTACGACCCGAAGCTTATCGCCTTGGCCGAAGAGATCGCGAAGGAAGAGAAGATCAGGATGCATAAGGGCGTATATGTAGGCATCACCGGCCCGAACCTCGAGACGCGCGCGGAGTATAAGTTCTTCCAGATGATCGGCGCCGACGCGGTAGGGATGTCGACCGTTCCGGAAGTCATCGTGGCCAGGCACGCGGGGTTGCGCATATTCGGCATAAGCGTCATCACCGACGTCTGCCTCCCTGAGACGCTCAAACCATGCAATATAGATGAGATAATAAAGACGGCGAACGAGGCCGAACCGAAACTCACGAAATTGATATATACCCTGATAGAGAGAATATGA
- the proC gene encoding pyrroline-5-carboxylate reductase, protein MRYLADKRIGVIGLGNMGGAIINGLLLSGAVRRTGITGFDNDRAKRVVAVKKYGILATGSISETVAHSDIVIFAVKPQNIGEVLEEVSFYGKGRLYISIAAGINTRRIEKALARIRRPRVIRVMPNTPALVGEGITAVCRGRYATAGDLKAADKIFSSVGDTVDLNEKYFDLVTAVSGSGPAYFFYLKEALIESAVSLGMDRATAKKLVSKTALGAARLLIESGHEPQVLRRSVTSKGGTTEQAIKVFDRAGMKSIVGKAVTAAARRSKELSGE, encoded by the coding sequence ATGCGATATTTGGCGGATAAAAGAATAGGCGTCATCGGCCTGGGGAATATGGGTGGGGCGATAATAAACGGCCTCCTCTTATCCGGCGCCGTCAGAAGGACGGGTATTACAGGTTTTGATAACGACCGGGCCAAACGCGTGGTTGCCGTTAAGAAATATGGAATATTGGCAACCGGATCCATATCGGAGACCGTAGCGCACAGCGATATCGTCATCTTCGCGGTCAAGCCGCAAAATATCGGCGAGGTATTAGAAGAGGTATCTTTTTACGGCAAGGGCCGGTTATATATCTCGATCGCGGCCGGGATAAATACCCGCAGGATAGAGAAGGCCCTTGCGCGCATACGAAGGCCCCGCGTCATAAGGGTGATGCCGAATACGCCGGCGCTTGTAGGCGAGGGCATCACGGCTGTTTGCAGAGGCAGATACGCGACTGCCGGAGACCTGAAGGCCGCGGACAAGATATTTTCGAGCGTTGGGGATACGGTAGATTTAAACGAGAAATATTTTGACCTCGTCACCGCGGTATCGGGAAGCGGCCCGGCCTATTTCTTTTACCTCAAAGAGGCGCTCATAGAATCTGCTGTCAGCCTCGGGATGGACAGGGCTACGGCAAAAAAGCTCGTATCGAAGACCGCCCTCGGCGCGGCGCGGCTGCTTATAGAATCGGGGCATGAGCCGCAGGTCCTGCGCCGGAGCGTGACGTCAAAGGGCGGCACTACCGAACAGGCGATAAAAGTATTCGACCGCGCGGGGATGAAGAGTATAGTCGGAAAGGCCGTGACCGCCGCGGCGCGCCGTTCAAAAGAATTATCGGGGGAATAA